One window from the genome of Mycolicibacterium gadium encodes:
- a CDS encoding S53 family peptidase, which yields MKARHVGVLALLAVSVMVLVSDLRLASSRPGGAGGDAIAGPYSYLLASSIDLGPSHNDNAQVTLALHGPARPDGVFDWAHSQGLDVRWKPGQGWAVLEGAAEKVADAFDVEVHDYRGKRGQVFYASPQQPSIPEALTSEVAELGRILGYLPHHTSQTRMFPLDVPDKGLKPSALLNTYNASRLAADGYTGKGTTIVFFAFDGFDQSDLDAFATTYGLPQFTPEVLGGELDDPRGETTMDLEVAHAVAPDARKVVFSAQSTISGDGTFEKIGELFAEADRRYPGAIWSFSIGWGCDKLITAADLAPAREALAAAQANGTTAFNASGDLAGLECKGGDDWSSPPGDADIGLDSLASLPEMTDVGGTTLSTDAEGRWLAEQAWYDVPLSVGSGGGVSNLFERPEWQRAVMPDSDPERRLTPDVAAVADPFTGVRIIFKGTELVGGGTSQSAPIWAGLAAVMNQYLLANGGQLIGAFNPLLYRIAEGAPLPAFRDVTLGANAVAEAGPGYDLITGLGTPDVDNLVRNLLILQEAAE from the coding sequence GTGAAGGCGCGGCATGTCGGCGTGCTGGCGTTACTTGCCGTCAGCGTGATGGTGCTCGTTTCCGATCTGCGACTGGCGTCGTCGCGCCCCGGCGGAGCCGGCGGCGATGCCATCGCAGGGCCGTACTCCTACCTGCTCGCCAGCTCCATCGATCTGGGGCCGTCGCACAACGACAACGCCCAGGTGACCCTTGCGCTGCACGGGCCGGCGCGCCCGGACGGCGTTTTCGATTGGGCGCACAGCCAGGGCCTGGACGTCAGGTGGAAGCCGGGGCAGGGCTGGGCGGTGCTCGAGGGCGCGGCGGAGAAGGTGGCCGACGCGTTCGACGTCGAGGTCCACGACTACCGCGGTAAACGCGGTCAGGTGTTCTACGCATCGCCGCAGCAGCCCTCGATTCCCGAGGCGCTGACATCCGAGGTCGCCGAGCTGGGACGGATTCTGGGCTACCTGCCGCACCACACGTCGCAGACGCGGATGTTTCCGCTCGACGTGCCGGACAAGGGACTGAAGCCCAGCGCACTGTTGAACACCTACAACGCTTCGCGGCTGGCCGCCGACGGCTACACCGGCAAGGGCACCACGATCGTGTTCTTCGCCTTCGACGGTTTCGACCAGTCCGATCTGGACGCGTTCGCGACCACGTACGGGCTGCCCCAGTTCACGCCGGAAGTCCTCGGTGGCGAGCTCGACGACCCCCGCGGCGAGACGACGATGGATCTCGAAGTCGCACACGCCGTGGCACCGGATGCGCGCAAGGTCGTGTTCAGCGCCCAGTCGACGATCTCCGGTGACGGCACGTTCGAGAAGATCGGCGAGTTGTTCGCCGAAGCCGATCGCCGTTATCCCGGCGCGATCTGGAGCTTTTCGATCGGTTGGGGTTGCGACAAACTCATCACCGCCGCCGATCTCGCACCGGCGCGGGAAGCGCTCGCGGCAGCGCAGGCCAACGGCACGACGGCGTTCAACGCCAGCGGCGATCTCGCCGGGCTGGAGTGCAAGGGCGGCGACGACTGGTCGTCACCGCCCGGCGACGCCGATATCGGGCTGGACTCGCTGGCGTCACTGCCGGAAATGACCGATGTCGGCGGCACGACGCTGTCCACCGACGCCGAGGGCAGGTGGCTTGCCGAGCAGGCCTGGTACGACGTCCCGCTGTCGGTCGGCAGCGGCGGCGGGGTGTCCAACCTGTTCGAGCGCCCGGAATGGCAACGGGCCGTGATGCCCGACAGCGATCCCGAGCGCAGGCTGACGCCCGACGTCGCGGCCGTCGCCGACCCCTTCACCGGCGTGCGCATCATCTTCAAGGGAACCGAACTGGTCGGTGGCGGGACATCGCAGTCCGCGCCGATCTGGGCGGGGCTTGCCGCGGTGATGAACCAGTACCTGCTCGCCAACGGCGGTCAGCTGATCGGCGCCTTCAATCCGCTGCTCTACCGGATCGCCGAGGGGGCACCGCTGCCCGCGTTCCGTGACGTGACGCTCGGCGCCAACGCCGTCGCCGAGGCCGGACCGGGTTACGACCTCATCACCGGGCTCGGCACCCCAGATGTCGACAACCTCGTACGCAACCTGCTGATCCTCCAAGAGGCGGCCGAATGA
- a CDS encoding sigma-70 family RNA polymerase sigma factor → MVRPALRENRVPRLPVTLVILWGLTGSQAFRFSDLGWVPAVQTLRRWNGKVPYVPETDALLTARFERDALPLIHDFYRHALKLTRDPADAEDLLQETAAKAFAGFHGFRDGTNLGGWLYRILLNSHISSYRKQQRRPAQWLTDEFTDGQLMAQARHSSGGLKSAEDEVLDLIGDDDIQTAMRQLPEKLRTALYYADVVGLRINEIAEITDAPAGTVMTRVHRARHRLRGLLSEVAKARGYSLDQAA, encoded by the coding sequence ATGGTCCGTCCGGCGCTGCGGGAGAATCGCGTGCCCCGCCTGCCCGTCACTTTGGTGATCCTATGGGGGCTAACCGGTAGTCAGGCATTCCGATTTTCGGACCTCGGATGGGTGCCAGCCGTGCAGACGCTGCGTCGCTGGAACGGAAAAGTCCCATACGTGCCTGAAACCGATGCGCTGCTGACCGCCCGCTTCGAGCGGGACGCACTACCACTGATCCACGACTTCTACCGCCACGCGTTGAAGTTGACACGCGATCCAGCCGATGCCGAGGACCTGCTCCAGGAGACGGCCGCCAAAGCGTTCGCCGGTTTCCACGGCTTCCGCGACGGCACGAATCTCGGCGGCTGGCTGTACCGGATCTTGCTCAACAGCCATATCAGTTCGTACCGGAAGCAACAACGACGCCCAGCCCAGTGGCTGACCGACGAATTCACCGACGGACAGCTCATGGCCCAGGCCCGCCACTCCTCGGGCGGCCTGAAGTCCGCCGAGGATGAGGTACTCGACCTCATCGGCGACGACGACATCCAGACCGCGATGCGTCAGCTGCCCGAGAAGCTGCGCACCGCGCTGTATTACGCCGACGTGGTCGGTCTGCGCATCAATGAGATCGCCGAGATCACCGACGCACCGGCCGGGACCGTCATGACGCGCGTCCACCGCGCGCGGCATCGGCTGCGCGGCCTGCTGTCCGAGGTCGCCAAGGCCAGGGGCTACAGCCTGGACCAGGCTGCGTAG
- a CDS encoding ATP-binding protein, with amino-acid sequence MTTDFVVDINDFDDIVTARRAGHELAKQLGFSLTDVTMIATAISEIACNITSYAGQGKVRVGVQLRDGRQALVVRAEDDGPGIADVQRALDDGYSTGRGLGLGLPGARRLMDRLQIESELGRGTVVEMWKWIPDSG; translated from the coding sequence GTGACGACTGACTTCGTGGTCGACATCAACGACTTCGACGACATCGTCACTGCGCGACGTGCGGGGCACGAACTGGCCAAGCAGCTCGGATTCTCGCTGACCGACGTGACGATGATCGCGACCGCGATCTCTGAAATCGCCTGCAACATAACCAGTTACGCTGGTCAGGGCAAGGTTCGCGTAGGAGTCCAACTCCGCGACGGCAGGCAAGCGCTGGTGGTGAGGGCCGAGGACGACGGACCCGGCATAGCCGACGTTCAACGCGCACTGGACGACGGATACTCCACCGGACGCGGGCTCGGCCTCGGCCTGCCCGGTGCGCGCAGGCTGATGGATCGACTGCAGATCGAGTCGGAGTTGGGGCGCGGAACCGTCGTCGAGATGTGGAAGTGGATACCCGACAGTGGTTAG
- a CDS encoding aminopeptidase, with product MNLRRLVLLAGAVVLLVGVIGLLMPVSVAGPEGQSIGCGNAIAADDSAAREADNNNPVNLPILNEVIPHTDYVALCSSAISQRRTWAIPVAIVGLVVIAGGFFVGGRAGSPRTV from the coding sequence ATGAATCTGCGACGGTTGGTTTTGCTGGCAGGGGCGGTCGTGCTGCTCGTCGGTGTCATCGGTCTGCTCATGCCCGTATCGGTGGCCGGACCCGAGGGCCAGAGCATCGGCTGCGGCAACGCCATCGCCGCCGACGACTCGGCCGCCCGTGAAGCGGACAACAACAACCCGGTGAATCTGCCGATCCTCAACGAGGTCATTCCGCACACGGATTACGTGGCACTGTGCTCGTCGGCGATCTCGCAACGGCGCACCTGGGCCATCCCGGTGGCGATCGTCGGCCTGGTGGTGATCGCCGGAGGGTTCTTCGTCGGCGGACGCGCAGGCAGTCCCCGCACCGTCTAG
- a CDS encoding DMT family transporter, which yields MVGHGLAVLFAFLAALFLAVGIVVRQRATMDVPEDKGVSPTMVLTLIRRPLWWAGTAAAVAGFAFQAVALAYGSLLLVQPILVSALLFALPLSARLANRRVTRGEWLWALLLTASLAVFVLLAKTSAGDYEASVPLTLIVAVVCVVAVSACVFVAIRNPGWRRAVLLAVAVGVLFGVVAMLTKLVMYLLTEDGVRTVFTSPGVYLLVVVGVIAVLLQQSAFHAGSLQMSVPTMLALEPLVAVVLGAVVLGEHMDVNGVKAVAITVALLAMLAATVALGREEGALEEELEAAIAKRER from the coding sequence TTGGTAGGCCATGGGCTGGCGGTGCTGTTCGCCTTCCTCGCAGCGCTGTTCCTCGCCGTCGGCATCGTGGTCCGGCAGCGAGCCACAATGGATGTCCCCGAGGACAAGGGCGTCAGCCCCACCATGGTCCTGACGCTGATCCGCCGTCCGCTGTGGTGGGCCGGTACCGCCGCGGCGGTCGCCGGCTTCGCGTTCCAGGCCGTCGCGCTGGCCTACGGTTCACTTCTGCTGGTCCAGCCCATCCTCGTCTCGGCGTTGTTGTTCGCGCTCCCGCTGAGCGCGCGGCTGGCCAATCGCCGGGTCACCCGCGGTGAGTGGCTGTGGGCGTTGCTGCTCACCGCCTCCCTGGCAGTGTTCGTGTTGTTGGCCAAGACCAGTGCCGGTGACTACGAGGCCTCGGTCCCGCTCACGTTGATCGTGGCCGTGGTGTGCGTCGTGGCGGTGTCGGCGTGTGTGTTCGTCGCGATCCGCAATCCCGGGTGGCGGCGGGCGGTGCTACTCGCGGTGGCAGTGGGTGTGCTCTTCGGCGTTGTCGCAATGCTCACCAAGCTCGTGATGTACCTGCTGACCGAGGACGGGGTGCGAACCGTCTTCACCTCGCCGGGGGTCTATCTCCTCGTGGTGGTCGGCGTCATCGCGGTGTTGTTGCAGCAGTCGGCCTTTCACGCGGGTTCTCTGCAGATGTCGGTGCCGACGATGCTGGCTCTCGAACCGCTCGTCGCCGTGGTGCTGGGCGCCGTGGTGCTCGGCGAGCACATGGACGTCAACGGCGTCAAAGCAGTCGCGATCACCGTCGCGCTACTCGCGATGCTGGCCGCAACCGTGGCTCTCGGACGCGAAGAGGGTGCGCTGGAGGAAGAACTCGAGGCCGCTATCGCGAAGCGGGAGCGCTGA
- a CDS encoding flagellar basal body-associated FliL family protein, translating to MTTTTTEFFPGYAVPAGTYEAPPPRRTSRTRLVLIWLAAIAVVAGALVGLSAMISKPPARYMCPPECGRPPTGTPVTINPRFTAVDGTFSVSHPAPSSAYRITTEPNKVIAEFLGGDGGSMQFFSVPVAGRSPEQIAEELLSKRFPDTRTAYEIPNAMVGYQRGFGQVVDWWPQGANSNYQRMRVLIMVAIKNDLALVASAVGPYHEFGPDFGFGKPSGANTQIALDMGKYVNSFSWQGDPPR from the coding sequence GTGACCACGACGACGACGGAATTCTTTCCCGGATACGCGGTTCCGGCGGGCACCTACGAGGCGCCCCCGCCGCGTCGCACGTCGCGCACACGGTTGGTGCTCATATGGCTCGCCGCCATCGCCGTCGTGGCGGGGGCGCTGGTCGGGCTGTCGGCGATGATCAGCAAGCCCCCCGCGCGCTACATGTGCCCGCCGGAGTGCGGCAGGCCGCCGACGGGTACGCCGGTCACGATAAACCCGCGCTTCACCGCGGTCGACGGCACGTTTTCGGTGTCGCATCCCGCTCCCAGTTCGGCTTACCGCATCACCACCGAGCCGAACAAGGTGATCGCCGAGTTCCTTGGCGGTGATGGCGGCAGCATGCAGTTCTTCAGTGTTCCCGTCGCCGGTCGGTCACCTGAGCAGATCGCTGAAGAACTGTTGAGCAAGAGGTTTCCCGATACCCGGACCGCGTACGAGATTCCCAATGCGATGGTCGGCTACCAGCGCGGCTTCGGCCAGGTCGTCGACTGGTGGCCGCAGGGCGCCAACAGCAATTACCAGCGGATGCGGGTGCTGATCATGGTCGCCATCAAGAACGATCTCGCCCTCGTGGCCTCCGCGGTGGGGCCCTATCACGAATTCGGACCCGACTTCGGGTTCGGCAAGCCCTCCGGTGCCAACACCCAAATCGCCTTGGATATGGGCAAATACGTCAACAGCTTCAGCTGGCAGGGCGACCCGCCGCGCTAG
- a CDS encoding zinc ribbon domain-containing protein, with protein MTTPDDSVPTTECRICKTDVPDGEYCGLCGCHLQPRPGEGPDWLRIKNFGAAPNEHLLQLSLASSLFPQVAQRSRTAFRLGLVVLLVCLVAFTLLRLPAALITVGTLGLPVLYLIYLRESDAFRDFPVSTLVLTAVLGIGFGVGWVLLTGAMVARSYEVGLGSAITGMRMLRVGIGIPVGGVILMLMPAVIVRVFRPSSREALDGFRIGMLGAFAFMAAAAMTRSIPLFGTGAISKRPLESLLVEAGIRGISIPLITAAAGGLIGAALWFTRPASKKDQHPGMVRLVLVGLAAAILAVYLALGLIDVARVPQLLMLVLYLAQALVAMLVLRIGLHLALLHEVHDEIHSDEPLLCTHCGHVVPDMAFCPACGVATRASSRSSREDRRDARPVREGPDTA; from the coding sequence ATGACGACTCCCGACGATTCCGTCCCGACAACGGAATGCCGCATCTGCAAGACCGACGTACCGGACGGCGAGTACTGCGGACTGTGCGGATGCCACCTGCAACCGCGGCCTGGCGAGGGCCCGGACTGGTTGCGCATCAAGAACTTCGGGGCGGCACCGAACGAGCACCTGCTGCAGCTGTCGTTGGCCAGTTCGCTGTTCCCCCAGGTGGCGCAGCGCTCGCGCACGGCGTTCCGGCTCGGTCTGGTGGTGCTGCTGGTGTGCCTCGTCGCATTCACACTGCTGCGTCTGCCCGCCGCCCTGATCACCGTCGGCACGCTGGGCCTGCCCGTGCTGTACCTCATCTATCTCCGCGAGTCGGATGCCTTCCGCGACTTCCCCGTCAGCACACTGGTGCTCACCGCGGTGCTCGGTATTGGATTCGGGGTGGGATGGGTCCTGCTGACGGGTGCGATGGTCGCCCGCTCGTATGAGGTCGGTCTGGGTTCCGCCATCACCGGCATGCGGATGCTCCGCGTAGGTATCGGCATCCCGGTGGGCGGGGTGATCCTGATGCTGATGCCGGCGGTGATCGTGAGGGTGTTCCGACCGTCCTCACGAGAGGCATTGGACGGCTTCAGGATCGGTATGCTGGGCGCCTTCGCCTTCATGGCCGCGGCGGCGATGACGCGGTCGATACCGCTGTTCGGGACCGGGGCCATCAGCAAGCGCCCACTGGAGAGCCTGCTCGTCGAGGCGGGCATCAGGGGCATCTCGATACCGTTGATCACCGCGGCCGCTGGCGGATTGATCGGTGCCGCACTGTGGTTCACCCGCCCGGCAAGTAAGAAAGATCAACACCCCGGCATGGTGCGACTGGTTCTCGTCGGCCTCGCGGCGGCGATCCTCGCCGTCTATCTCGCGCTGGGCCTGATCGACGTGGCCCGTGTCCCGCAGTTGTTGATGCTGGTGCTCTATCTGGCACAGGCGCTGGTCGCCATGCTGGTGTTGCGCATCGGTTTGCATCTGGCGCTGCTGCACGAGGTGCACGACGAGATCCATTCGGATGAGCCGCTGCTGTGTACGCACTGCGGACATGTGGTGCCGGACATGGCTTTCTGCCCCGCGTGCGGGGTGGCGACGCGGGCATCGTCACGGTCGTCACGCGAAGACCGGCGCGACGCCCGTCCGGTGCGTGAAGGTCCCGACACAGCGTGA
- a CDS encoding SpoIIE family protein phosphatase translates to MVRQEKAGPTDDPAAGDFYAQYAAALTEYVCSGAETSLAVGHELGRRALGERMSILEIIENHARLVVKIKQDMAIDPDAPLQFLLQVLAALDVATRGFLDGARRYEQQRARAEDLADRDEFRDALVNSLQEGFYVADHTGAIVEINEAFVDITGYDPDGLPYRAPYPWVTDETATNQRLSALREHGSIATDTAIRHRDGTVRWVAISINAVRGQRTDYYAYVGTIRDVTATHAVAERERAVARLATAVSVARNVDEVLSAALTQSRSRLDTQRLLAVVWPQGEGDPVVHTAGEPAVSNWRDLDEDWRRTLDDARDWLPLTVTPVGAAPSEGTTRGFVAVTSGARDVVVCLEHRIPRRVSDEDRQLVMALFGHISLAMQHVRQFEIARETSLTLQRSLLPATTLPVGCAVRYEPAVAPLEVGGDFYDVLPIGGNRIGIIVGDCVGRGLAAAAVMGQLRASTRALLLTSAEPARVLEQLDSVAELIPDAFCATVFVAVADLDSQTLHYSSAGHVPPVLDSGAERPELLTDGHSVPLAVHRDEPRPQASRSLTAGSTLLLYTDGLVERRDKAIDEQIDRAAEVVSETVDLPVEAVADEILRRLAPEGGYDDDVAIVVYRCPPSALLIDDEAAPRLLSDVRHRLADWLRTHHVESPLADDIILVVNEACSNCVEHAYRGQDSGRMRVEAEVRDGEVRVGVVDSGSWKTPPADPGTRGRGLPLISSVSDHVDVVGTDDGTSVQMSFRLPTTERLLSAPASR, encoded by the coding sequence GTGGTTAGGCAGGAAAAGGCCGGGCCGACCGACGATCCAGCTGCCGGGGACTTCTACGCACAGTACGCCGCGGCGCTGACCGAATACGTGTGCTCGGGGGCCGAGACCAGTCTGGCGGTCGGACACGAACTCGGCAGGCGCGCGTTGGGTGAGCGCATGAGCATTCTGGAGATCATCGAGAACCACGCTCGACTCGTCGTGAAGATCAAGCAGGACATGGCGATCGATCCGGACGCCCCGCTGCAGTTCTTACTGCAGGTACTCGCCGCGCTCGATGTGGCCACCCGCGGATTCCTGGACGGTGCAAGGCGTTACGAACAGCAGCGTGCCCGTGCGGAGGATCTGGCCGACCGCGACGAGTTCCGTGATGCACTGGTGAATTCATTGCAGGAGGGCTTCTACGTCGCGGATCACACCGGGGCCATCGTCGAGATCAACGAGGCGTTCGTCGACATCACCGGGTATGACCCCGACGGGTTGCCCTACCGGGCTCCCTATCCGTGGGTGACCGACGAGACCGCGACGAATCAGCGGTTGTCCGCGCTGAGAGAGCACGGCTCCATCGCCACCGATACCGCAATCCGCCATCGCGACGGAACCGTCCGATGGGTGGCGATCAGCATCAACGCGGTCAGGGGGCAACGCACCGACTATTACGCCTACGTCGGAACCATCCGCGACGTGACCGCCACGCACGCCGTGGCGGAGCGCGAGCGGGCGGTGGCGCGCTTGGCCACCGCGGTCAGCGTGGCCCGAAACGTCGACGAGGTGTTGTCGGCCGCACTGACCCAGTCCCGCTCTCGGCTCGACACGCAGCGCCTGCTCGCCGTCGTGTGGCCGCAGGGCGAGGGCGATCCAGTTGTCCACACCGCAGGCGAGCCTGCTGTTTCGAATTGGCGCGATCTCGACGAGGATTGGCGGCGCACCCTCGACGATGCCCGCGACTGGTTGCCTTTGACGGTCACTCCGGTCGGAGCCGCTCCGAGCGAGGGGACGACGCGCGGGTTCGTGGCGGTGACCTCGGGTGCCCGCGACGTCGTCGTATGCCTCGAGCACCGGATTCCGCGCCGGGTCAGCGACGAGGACCGTCAGCTCGTCATGGCGTTGTTCGGACACATCAGCCTGGCGATGCAGCACGTCCGGCAGTTCGAGATCGCGCGTGAAACCTCGCTGACCCTGCAGCGCTCGCTGCTGCCCGCAACCACGCTGCCCGTCGGCTGCGCCGTACGGTACGAACCCGCGGTCGCTCCGCTGGAGGTCGGCGGCGACTTCTACGACGTGCTACCCATCGGCGGAAACCGCATCGGCATCATCGTCGGCGACTGTGTGGGCCGCGGTCTGGCCGCCGCGGCGGTCATGGGCCAGTTGCGCGCGTCGACGCGCGCCCTGCTGCTCACCAGCGCTGAACCCGCCAGGGTGCTCGAACAGCTCGATTCGGTGGCCGAGTTGATCCCAGATGCGTTCTGCGCCACGGTGTTCGTCGCTGTCGCCGACCTGGACTCTCAAACGCTGCACTACAGCAGCGCCGGCCACGTGCCGCCGGTGCTCGACAGCGGCGCGGAGCGCCCGGAGCTACTCACCGATGGTCACTCGGTGCCGCTCGCGGTGCACCGGGACGAGCCCCGACCGCAGGCGTCGCGCTCGTTGACCGCCGGTTCGACCCTGCTGCTGTACACCGACGGCCTTGTCGAGCGGCGCGACAAAGCGATCGACGAACAGATCGACCGCGCGGCCGAGGTGGTGTCCGAAACCGTTGACCTGCCGGTCGAAGCGGTGGCCGACGAGATCCTGCGTCGGCTCGCTCCGGAAGGGGGTTACGACGACGACGTCGCGATCGTCGTGTACCGATGCCCGCCGTCGGCCCTATTGATCGACGACGAGGCGGCACCGAGGCTGTTGAGCGACGTCCGGCACCGGTTGGCGGATTGGTTGCGCACCCACCACGTCGAGTCACCGCTCGCGGACGACATCATCCTGGTGGTCAACGAGGCCTGTTCCAACTGCGTCGAGCACGCGTATCGGGGGCAGGACTCGGGGCGCATGCGCGTGGAGGCCGAGGTGCGCGACGGCGAGGTGCGCGTCGGTGTCGTCGATTCGGGTTCGTGGAAGACACCGCCCGCCGACCCCGGCACCCGCGGCAGGGGCCTACCGCTCATCAGCTCCGTCAGCGATCACGTCGATGTCGTCGGAACGGATGACGGGACTTCCGTGCAGATGTCGTTCCGGCTGCCCACGACCGAACGGTTGCTCAGCGCTCCCGCTTCGCGATAG
- a CDS encoding YdcF family protein yields the protein MTGRRGTRFSRSAGRTIAIALALFLAGVIGLAADIVAFSGRSDASQADAAVVLGAAVDDDAPSPVFSERLRHAAELFDSGQVKWIVVTGGVGQGDTLAESEAGSAWLIGSGIPADRILVETQSRTTKQNLVFVRPLLSEHDINRVLIVSDPLHMRRAMRMADDLRLDAHPSPTPTSRFQTLGTQLPMLLREMYFSVHYYATRQ from the coding sequence GTGACGGGCAGGCGGGGCACGCGATTCTCCCGCAGCGCCGGACGGACCATCGCGATCGCCCTGGCGCTGTTTCTGGCGGGCGTCATCGGCCTGGCGGCAGATATCGTCGCGTTCAGCGGGCGATCCGACGCTTCGCAGGCCGATGCAGCCGTTGTCCTGGGTGCGGCCGTCGACGACGATGCACCGTCGCCGGTATTCTCCGAACGTCTGCGGCACGCGGCCGAGCTCTTCGACTCAGGACAGGTCAAGTGGATCGTCGTGACGGGCGGTGTCGGGCAGGGCGACACGCTCGCCGAATCCGAGGCCGGCAGCGCATGGCTGATCGGCTCCGGGATTCCGGCCGATCGCATCCTCGTCGAGACGCAGTCCCGCACCACCAAGCAAAATCTGGTCTTCGTCCGGCCGCTGCTTTCCGAACACGACATCAATCGCGTGCTGATCGTCAGCGATCCGTTGCACATGCGCCGCGCGATGCGGATGGCCGACGACCTGCGCCTTGATGCGCACCCCTCGCCCACGCCGACCAGTCGCTTCCAAACCCTCGGCACGCAGCTCCCGATGCTGTTGCGCGAGATGTACTTCAGCGTGCATTACTACGCGACGCGTCAATGA
- a CDS encoding STAS domain-containing protein produces the protein MPAKDLITTSVSYDGDVAVLAVSGEIDLATIPAFEAAIADALAQRPKALIVDLSAVDFLASAGLQALVATHEKIGGSAGFAVVADGPATSRPIQLTGLDQVLSLSSSVAEAKVSVAR, from the coding sequence GTGCCCGCGAAGGATCTGATCACCACGTCGGTCAGCTACGACGGCGACGTCGCTGTGCTTGCGGTCAGCGGCGAAATAGATCTGGCCACCATCCCGGCGTTCGAGGCGGCCATCGCGGACGCGCTCGCCCAGCGACCCAAGGCGTTGATCGTCGACCTCTCTGCGGTGGACTTTCTCGCGTCGGCGGGGCTGCAGGCGTTGGTGGCCACGCACGAGAAGATCGGAGGGTCGGCGGGGTTCGCGGTTGTCGCCGACGGTCCGGCCACGAGTCGGCCCATCCAGTTAACCGGTTTGGACCAGGTTCTGTCGCTCTCATCGTCGGTCGCCGAAGCGAAGGTTTCGGTTGCCCGGTAA